The proteins below come from a single Saccharopolyspora sp. SCSIO 74807 genomic window:
- the hrpB gene encoding ATP-dependent helicase HrpB has product MTDFHTAAASTGLPVLDVLGDLTGALDEHGTAVLVAPPGTGKTTLVPLALAERGLRVVVAEPRRLAARAAAGRMAALLDEEVGGRVGYSVRGERKAGADTVVEVVTSGLLVRRLQADPELSAVDVVVLDECHERQLDADLLLALLLDAREGLRPDLRVLATSATLAANQVAELLGGAPMLRAQGRIYPVEHRHVPPNRGERIETCVARAVRKALDEQDGDVLAFLPGAGEIRRVRTALANLSDVDVMPLHGRLARDAQDAALREGQRRRVVLATAVAESSLTVPGVRAVVDSGLSRQSRADPRRGLSGLVTVRVSAAGAEQRAGRAGRQGPGVAYRCWPEHEHSTLPAFGEPEIRTAELSRLALELACWGTPDGAALSWWDEPPAGALAAGREVLRELGVLDESGAVTARGNRMAGLGLHPRLARALLDGSERVGAVAAGEVVALLDDDSVTTETDVDSALARLRRGGPGSERWRREARRLSRLVHGEPGGQDLAEVVALAHPERLARRRSADSPVYLMASGTAVEAPAALRHCEWLAVAVADRTPGHAHGTVRLAAPADEELARRVGAPLLKDRRTVEWADGDVRAVQEETLGAITLQSRPLRDPDPAQVRSALLDGLRTAGLGLLHWTKDAERLRDRLAFLHIAIGDPWPAVDDAALLSEVDHWLEPELSRAGKRADLERISAAAGLRRLVPWSQAARFDELAPDTVEVPSGSQVRIDYSGDAPALPVKLQEVFGWRRVPELADGRVALVLQLLSPAGRPAAVTSDLESFWANGYPQVRAELRGRYPKHPWPDDPTTAAPTGRTKNRR; this is encoded by the coding sequence ATGACCGACTTCCACACCGCCGCCGCGTCCACCGGGCTGCCGGTGCTGGACGTGCTCGGCGACCTCACCGGTGCGCTGGACGAGCACGGCACGGCCGTGCTGGTGGCTCCGCCCGGCACCGGGAAGACCACGCTGGTCCCGTTGGCGCTGGCCGAGCGCGGGCTGCGCGTGGTGGTGGCCGAGCCGCGGCGGCTGGCGGCCAGGGCCGCGGCCGGGCGGATGGCCGCGCTGCTGGACGAGGAAGTGGGCGGCCGCGTCGGGTATTCGGTGCGCGGGGAGCGCAAAGCGGGTGCGGACACCGTGGTCGAAGTCGTGACCTCCGGACTGCTGGTACGGCGGTTGCAGGCGGACCCGGAACTGTCCGCAGTGGACGTTGTGGTGCTGGACGAGTGCCACGAGCGGCAGCTGGACGCGGACCTGCTGCTGGCGTTGCTGCTGGACGCGCGGGAGGGGCTGCGGCCGGACCTGCGGGTGCTGGCGACCTCGGCGACCCTCGCGGCGAACCAGGTGGCCGAACTGCTCGGCGGCGCCCCGATGCTGCGTGCGCAGGGGCGGATCTACCCGGTCGAGCACCGGCACGTTCCGCCGAACCGCGGTGAGCGGATCGAGACGTGCGTTGCGCGCGCGGTGCGCAAGGCGCTGGACGAGCAGGACGGCGACGTGCTGGCTTTTCTGCCCGGCGCCGGGGAGATCCGCCGGGTGCGCACTGCGTTGGCAAACTTGTCCGATGTGGACGTCATGCCGCTGCACGGGCGGCTCGCGCGCGATGCGCAGGACGCCGCGTTGCGGGAAGGGCAGCGGCGGCGTGTCGTGCTGGCGACCGCGGTCGCGGAGTCGAGCTTGACCGTGCCGGGTGTGCGCGCCGTGGTGGATTCCGGGCTGTCCCGGCAATCCCGGGCCGACCCGCGCCGCGGACTGTCCGGATTGGTCACCGTGCGGGTGTCGGCCGCGGGTGCCGAGCAGCGCGCCGGACGGGCCGGACGGCAAGGGCCCGGCGTCGCTTACCGCTGCTGGCCGGAGCACGAGCACAGCACGCTGCCCGCCTTCGGCGAACCGGAGATCCGCACCGCGGAGCTGAGCAGGCTCGCGCTGGAACTGGCGTGCTGGGGAACGCCCGACGGTGCCGCGCTGAGCTGGTGGGACGAGCCGCCCGCAGGAGCGCTCGCGGCCGGGCGCGAAGTGCTGCGCGAACTCGGGGTGCTGGACGAATCCGGCGCGGTGACCGCGCGGGGGAACCGGATGGCCGGCCTCGGGCTGCACCCGAGGCTTGCGCGCGCCCTGCTCGACGGCAGCGAACGCGTCGGTGCCGTCGCCGCCGGTGAGGTCGTCGCGCTGCTCGATGACGACTCGGTCACCACGGAGACCGATGTGGACAGTGCGCTGGCGCGATTGCGGCGCGGTGGTCCGGGGTCCGAGCGGTGGCGGCGGGAAGCCCGCAGGCTCAGCCGGCTGGTGCACGGGGAGCCGGGCGGGCAGGACCTCGCCGAGGTGGTCGCGCTCGCGCATCCGGAACGGCTCGCCCGCCGCAGGTCCGCGGACTCGCCGGTGTACCTGATGGCCTCCGGAACCGCCGTCGAAGCGCCCGCGGCACTGCGGCACTGCGAATGGCTCGCGGTCGCGGTCGCCGATCGCACGCCCGGCCACGCGCACGGCACGGTCCGCTTGGCGGCTCCGGCCGATGAAGAACTGGCCCGGCGGGTCGGCGCACCGCTGCTGAAGGATCGGCGGACCGTCGAGTGGGCAGACGGCGATGTTCGCGCGGTGCAAGAGGAAACGCTCGGTGCGATCACGCTGCAGAGCCGTCCACTGCGCGATCCCGACCCCGCGCAGGTGCGGTCGGCCCTGCTCGACGGGTTGCGCACGGCCGGTCTCGGACTGCTGCACTGGACCAAGGACGCCGAGCGGTTGCGCGACCGGCTGGCTTTCCTGCACATCGCGATCGGCGACCCTTGGCCCGCGGTCGACGATGCGGCACTGCTGTCCGAAGTGGACCACTGGCTGGAGCCCGAACTGTCCCGTGCGGGCAAGCGCGCGGACCTCGAACGCATCTCCGCGGCCGCCGGGCTGCGCAGGCTCGTCCCGTGGTCGCAGGCCGCGCGGTTCGACGAACTGGCTCCGGACACCGTCGAAGTGCCGTCCGGTTCGCAGGTCCGCATCGACTACTCCGGCGACGCACCTGCGCTGCCGGTGAAGTTGCAGGAGGTCTTCGGCTGGCGCCGGGTGCCGGAACTCGCCGACGGGCGCGTTGCGCTGGTGCTGCAGCTGCTTTCCCCGGCCGGGCGGCCCGCCGCGGTCACCTCCGACCTCGAATCGTTCTGGGCCAACGGCTACCCGCAGGTCCGCGCCGAGTTGCGCGGCCGCTACCCGAAGCACCCGTGGCCGGACGACCCCACGACCGCCGCCCCGACGGGCCGCACCAAGAATCGCCGATGA
- a CDS encoding (2Fe-2S)-binding protein, with amino-acid sequence MPEHTFRLNGEQVTVTTADDVRLLWVLRDLLGVHGPKYGCGINVCKACTSHVNGKAVNPCAIPVGELSPTDEVTTIEGLPATVDAELHPMQEAWLEQDVVQCGYCQPGQIMAAVALVRRVAAEGREITDSDIDGIRNICRCGTYFRIRQAIKAGASEM; translated from the coding sequence TTGCCTGAACACACTTTTCGCCTCAACGGCGAGCAGGTCACCGTCACCACCGCAGATGACGTGCGATTGCTCTGGGTGCTGCGCGATCTGCTCGGCGTGCACGGGCCGAAGTACGGCTGCGGCATCAACGTCTGCAAGGCGTGCACGAGCCACGTCAACGGCAAGGCCGTGAACCCCTGCGCGATCCCCGTCGGCGAGCTCTCGCCCACCGACGAGGTCACCACCATCGAAGGACTTCCGGCCACAGTGGACGCCGAGTTGCACCCGATGCAGGAAGCCTGGCTGGAGCAGGACGTCGTGCAGTGCGGCTACTGCCAGCCCGGCCAGATCATGGCCGCCGTGGCCCTGGTGCGCCGGGTCGCCGCGGAGGGCCGTGAGATCACCGACTCGGACATCGACGGCATCCGCAACATCTGCCGCTGCGGCACCTACTTCCGGATCCGGCAGGCGATCAAAGCGGGTGCCAGCGAGATGTGA
- a CDS encoding molybdopterin cofactor-binding domain-containing protein produces the protein MSNDLPPEPEPGGHVVGRRRFLGYLLAAPTLVAAAELGGAGTADAQLPSPALAEIFDANDLMTVAAAPTSHLITVEVGEDGTVSFALPRAEVGQGITTSTSMLIAEELRVPVERVRVTLADARPELVFNQLTGGSNTTIATYRPIRVAAALARERLLAVAAAEFGAAAQDLTLRDGMITAASGAAADIGAFAEKAASTRDRQVAVELGPREQHTVIGTPHNRVDGLAAVTGRKKFAMDLDVPGAMPAMVCRPPTINGSVAAASNLAEVRTMPGVTDVAVISTGVAVRAETFGQCIDAVRALEVAWKPGTAEGKSDDSVLAELRAAEAPLGPPPLSSTVEAEFTFQFRSNSALEPNCAVADVRRDRAEIWSCLKSPIVAQQTIAADLGMPVGAVRVHVTEGGGSFGRKLFFDAAREAAEISRAVGKPVKLMWHRADDSRQGRTHPMAISRVRLAHSGRSVLGYEQRHTSVSTDWSHGLGEIISAMVGKLPVGDIGFSETMFQLSVSMPYEFGSSSQLLCETDKGFNTGSMRNVYSPDVTCARELVVDRLAAKLGEDPYRFRHDFVQDDRSRAVLAKAAELGDWGRPMPAGTAQGIAFHAEYRGVTAALVEIDCRPGTVDRPIRDGVAGPRVTRVVFAVDAGLVINPRGLEAQMMGGIMDGIALALTSSLHLRDGHFLEASWDNYFYTRQWNVPFDLHVEIMPDTTGEPGGAGELGVAAAMSAVACAYGRATGTQPTRFPINHDTLSFTPKPAVPPVPESPTDGLEHAR, from the coding sequence ATGAGCAACGATCTTCCGCCCGAGCCGGAGCCCGGCGGGCACGTCGTCGGCAGGCGGCGGTTCCTCGGATACCTGCTGGCGGCGCCGACGCTGGTCGCGGCCGCCGAACTCGGCGGCGCGGGCACCGCCGACGCGCAGCTGCCGTCACCGGCGCTCGCGGAGATCTTCGACGCGAACGACCTGATGACCGTGGCGGCGGCGCCGACCTCGCACCTGATCACGGTCGAGGTCGGCGAGGACGGCACGGTCTCGTTCGCGCTGCCGCGGGCGGAAGTCGGCCAGGGCATCACCACTTCGACGAGCATGCTGATCGCCGAAGAGCTGCGCGTGCCGGTCGAGCGGGTTCGCGTCACGCTCGCCGATGCGCGCCCTGAGCTGGTGTTCAACCAGCTCACCGGCGGTTCCAACACGACAATCGCGACCTATCGGCCGATCCGGGTCGCCGCCGCGCTGGCCCGCGAGCGGCTGCTGGCGGTCGCGGCGGCCGAATTCGGTGCCGCAGCGCAAGATCTGACGTTGCGCGACGGAATGATCACGGCCGCCTCGGGCGCCGCCGCGGACATCGGCGCCTTCGCGGAAAAGGCCGCGAGCACCCGGGACCGGCAGGTCGCGGTGGAACTCGGCCCGCGCGAGCAGCACACCGTCATCGGCACCCCGCACAACCGCGTCGACGGGCTCGCGGCTGTGACCGGGCGCAAGAAGTTCGCCATGGACCTCGACGTCCCGGGGGCCATGCCCGCGATGGTCTGCCGGCCGCCCACGATCAACGGGTCGGTCGCGGCCGCGTCCAACCTGGCCGAAGTCCGCACCATGCCCGGAGTGACCGATGTCGCGGTCATCTCCACCGGAGTCGCGGTGCGGGCGGAGACCTTCGGGCAGTGCATCGACGCCGTGCGCGCGCTCGAAGTGGCCTGGAAACCCGGTACCGCGGAAGGGAAATCCGACGACAGCGTGCTGGCGGAGCTGCGAGCCGCCGAGGCACCGCTCGGCCCACCACCGCTGTCGTCCACAGTGGAGGCGGAATTCACGTTCCAGTTCCGCAGCAACAGCGCGCTGGAACCGAACTGCGCGGTCGCCGACGTGCGCCGGGACCGGGCCGAGATCTGGTCCTGCCTGAAATCCCCGATCGTGGCCCAGCAGACCATCGCCGCCGACCTCGGCATGCCCGTCGGCGCGGTGCGGGTGCACGTCACCGAGGGCGGCGGTTCCTTCGGGCGCAAGCTGTTCTTCGACGCCGCGCGGGAGGCCGCCGAGATCTCCCGGGCGGTGGGCAAACCGGTCAAGCTGATGTGGCACCGCGCCGACGACTCCCGGCAGGGCCGCACCCACCCGATGGCGATCTCGCGGGTGCGCCTGGCCCACTCCGGGCGCAGCGTGCTCGGGTACGAGCAGCGGCACACCAGCGTTTCGACCGACTGGAGTCACGGGTTGGGCGAGATCATCTCCGCGATGGTGGGCAAGCTCCCGGTCGGAGACATCGGCTTCTCCGAAACGATGTTCCAGCTCAGCGTCTCGATGCCCTACGAGTTCGGGTCGAGCAGCCAGTTGCTGTGCGAGACCGACAAGGGCTTCAACACCGGCAGCATGCGCAACGTCTACTCACCGGACGTCACCTGCGCCCGCGAGCTCGTCGTCGACCGGCTCGCGGCGAAACTGGGCGAAGATCCTTACCGGTTCCGGCACGACTTCGTCCAGGACGACCGTTCCCGCGCGGTGCTGGCCAAGGCCGCCGAACTCGGGGACTGGGGTCGGCCGATGCCCGCGGGCACCGCGCAGGGGATCGCCTTCCACGCCGAGTACCGCGGGGTCACCGCGGCGCTGGTGGAGATCGATTGCCGTCCCGGCACCGTCGACCGGCCGATCCGCGACGGCGTGGCCGGACCGCGCGTCACCCGGGTCGTCTTCGCCGTCGACGCGGGCCTGGTGATCAATCCGCGCGGGCTCGAGGCGCAGATGATGGGCGGCATCATGGACGGCATCGCGCTGGCGCTGACTTCCAGCCTGCACCTGCGCGATGGCCACTTCCTCGAAGCCAGCTGGGACAACTACTTCTACACCCGGCAGTGGAACGTGCCGTTCGACCTGCACGTCGAGATCATGCCGGACACCACCGGAGAACCGGGCGGGGCGGGCGAACTCGGCGTGGCAGCGGCGATGTCCGCGGTCGCCTGCGCCTACGGCCGCGCCACCGGCACGCAGCCCACCCGCTTCCCGATCAACCACGACACGCTTTCGTTCACCCCCAAACCCGCGGTGCCACCCGTTCCCGAGTCGCCGACGGACGGGCTGGAGCACGCACGCTGA
- a CDS encoding oxygenase MpaB family protein, with translation MSELSRRKLLASGGALGALGALGMASPAAAWTWSPSGSVVGTGTGADPRWVWDEVADPLVGSLLDRGAVPRVNELLAQWTKNGQELPKGLPAELRDFIENARQRPEWVDDRKLDLAYQFNEKRGLYLGVLYGMASGMMSTVIPKEARAVYHSYGGANMKDRITKTAKLGYDIGTPNAYADDGEMIVTCVKTRLTHAGVRNLLPKSPHWSQVAPEDIPISQADMMVTWHSLATTVNRKMVEWQVPIPVEESEAYLHSWQMCAHMLGIDDEYIPASWDEANSQADQVLTPVLAPTAEGVNLADILMDFGKEIDGTILSRPVIGALTRFMLGDQVAEWLMIPPEPVWDPLLKTFWGPFIAVREGLLDVFPGTDQVYWAFDEIIRQAVLLFLSKGDYPISISIPTGNRPS, from the coding sequence ATGAGCGAACTCAGCAGGCGCAAATTATTGGCTTCCGGTGGTGCCTTGGGCGCGCTCGGCGCACTGGGCATGGCCAGCCCCGCGGCGGCGTGGACGTGGTCGCCGAGCGGTTCGGTCGTGGGCACCGGCACCGGTGCCGACCCGAGGTGGGTCTGGGACGAGGTGGCCGACCCGCTGGTCGGCTCGCTGCTCGACCGCGGTGCAGTGCCCCGGGTCAACGAGCTGCTGGCGCAGTGGACCAAGAACGGCCAGGAGCTGCCGAAGGGGCTTCCCGCCGAGCTGCGCGACTTCATCGAGAACGCCCGGCAGCGCCCGGAGTGGGTCGACGACCGCAAGCTCGACCTCGCGTACCAGTTCAACGAGAAGCGCGGGCTCTACCTCGGCGTCCTGTACGGGATGGCCAGCGGCATGATGAGCACGGTCATCCCGAAGGAGGCGCGGGCGGTCTACCACTCCTACGGCGGGGCCAACATGAAGGACCGCATCACCAAGACCGCCAAGCTCGGATACGACATCGGCACCCCGAACGCCTACGCCGACGACGGCGAGATGATCGTCACCTGCGTCAAGACCCGGCTCACCCACGCCGGCGTGCGCAACCTGCTGCCGAAGTCGCCGCACTGGAGCCAGGTCGCGCCCGAGGACATCCCGATCAGCCAAGCGGACATGATGGTCACCTGGCACAGCCTGGCCACGACGGTCAACCGGAAGATGGTCGAGTGGCAGGTGCCGATCCCGGTCGAGGAGTCCGAAGCGTACCTGCACTCGTGGCAGATGTGCGCGCACATGCTCGGCATCGACGACGAGTACATCCCGGCTTCCTGGGACGAGGCGAACTCGCAGGCCGATCAGGTGCTCACGCCGGTGCTGGCGCCGACGGCCGAAGGTGTCAACCTGGCCGACATCCTGATGGACTTCGGCAAGGAGATCGACGGCACCATCCTGAGCAGGCCGGTCATCGGCGCGCTGACCCGGTTCATGCTCGGCGATCAGGTCGCCGAGTGGCTGATGATCCCGCCGGAGCCGGTCTGGGACCCGTTGCTGAAAACGTTCTGGGGCCCGTTCATCGCCGTCCGCGAAGGCCTGCTCGACGTCTTCCCCGGCACCGACCAGGTCTACTGGGCGTTCGACGAGATCATCCGGCAGGCGGTCCTGCTGTTCCTGTCCAAAGGGGACTACCCGATCAGCATCTCGATCCCCACCGGAAACCGGCCTTCCTGA
- a CDS encoding oxygenase MpaB family protein, with protein MNEFTRRKVLASGGALGALGALGMASPAMAWTWSPSGSIAGTGAGADPSWVWDQEADPLLASLLDRDDVPEVNRLLWDWTRNDQELPRELPQDLRAFMERARQLPPWADQRKLELAAEFNKSRGIYLNLLNGVGGGMLSTAIPKEARAVYYSKGGADMEDRVAKTSILGFAVGDPNAYRPDGSVVVEAVKTRLVHAAVRHLLQQSPGWKQTSGGQRIPISQEDMLVTWHTLPTFAMRRMLDWGVPITRAESDAYLHVWQVTAYLLGIREEYIPATWNAAYAQSDQVLGRNMGPTPEGVELTDVLLGQLAEQTSPPLGVTRPLCNALARYLVGDQVADWDAIPREPVWEPLINEAWPLLVKFRENLVPLPAVPEVAWTIDEAARQYILFYLTKGKETKIDIPTINRPR; from the coding sequence ATGAATGAATTCACCAGACGCAAGGTGTTGGCTTCCGGCGGAGCCCTGGGCGCGTTGGGCGCGCTGGGCATGGCATCGCCCGCGATGGCGTGGACGTGGTCGCCGAGCGGTTCGATCGCGGGCACCGGGGCGGGCGCCGACCCGAGCTGGGTCTGGGACCAGGAGGCCGACCCGCTGCTCGCGTCGCTGCTCGATCGGGACGACGTGCCCGAGGTCAACCGCCTGTTGTGGGACTGGACGCGCAACGACCAGGAGCTGCCGCGCGAGCTCCCGCAGGACCTGCGGGCGTTCATGGAACGGGCGCGCCAGCTGCCGCCATGGGCGGACCAGCGGAAGCTGGAGCTCGCGGCGGAGTTCAACAAGTCCAGGGGGATCTACCTCAACCTGCTCAACGGGGTCGGCGGCGGCATGTTGAGCACCGCCATCCCGAAGGAAGCCCGCGCGGTCTACTACTCCAAGGGCGGCGCGGACATGGAGGACCGCGTCGCCAAGACGAGCATCCTGGGATTCGCCGTCGGCGACCCGAACGCCTACCGGCCCGACGGGTCCGTCGTGGTGGAAGCGGTCAAGACCCGGCTGGTGCACGCGGCCGTGCGGCACCTGCTGCAGCAGTCCCCCGGCTGGAAGCAGACCAGCGGCGGCCAGCGGATCCCGATCAGCCAGGAGGACATGCTCGTCACCTGGCACACGCTGCCGACCTTCGCGATGCGCCGGATGCTCGACTGGGGCGTGCCGATCACCCGGGCCGAGTCCGACGCGTACCTGCACGTCTGGCAGGTGACCGCCTATCTGCTCGGCATCCGCGAGGAGTACATCCCCGCCACCTGGAATGCCGCCTACGCCCAATCCGACCAGGTCCTCGGCCGGAACATGGGTCCGACGCCGGAAGGCGTCGAGCTGACCGACGTCCTGCTGGGCCAGCTCGCCGAGCAGACCAGCCCGCCGCTCGGGGTCACCCGGCCGCTGTGCAACGCCCTGGCCAGGTACCTGGTGGGCGATCAGGTCGCCGATTGGGACGCGATCCCGCGGGAGCCGGTCTGGGAACCGCTGATCAACGAGGCGTGGCCGCTGCTGGTGAAGTTCCGGGAGAACCTCGTTCCGCTGCCCGCGGTGCCCGAAGTCGCCTGGACCATCGACGAAGCCGCGCGCCAGTACATCCTCTTCTACCTCACCAAGGGCAAGGAAACGAAGATCGATATCCCCACGATCAACCGTCCCAGGTGA
- a CDS encoding TetR family transcriptional regulator: MTPQDSDSLLERAFAEADDPVEDTDETTARLLDAAYEQFCRMGIRRSTMEDVARRAGVSRITVYRRFTTKDALVEHVVRREFRWYFDRFRTDIAQAATAADRVELGFASALRAIRGNPLIGGLMEAEPDLLVPSMINDGGRTLATVRRFLAGQLRHEQATGHVAAAVDVDLVAEMMVRVSASFLVIPSELVDIDDDEQIRAVARRFLVPMLEPSAP; encoded by the coding sequence ATGACGCCGCAGGACTCGGACTCGCTGCTGGAACGCGCGTTCGCCGAGGCCGACGACCCCGTCGAGGACACCGACGAGACCACTGCGCGCCTGCTCGACGCCGCGTACGAGCAGTTCTGCCGAATGGGCATCCGCCGATCCACGATGGAGGACGTGGCGCGCCGCGCCGGGGTCTCCAGGATCACCGTCTACCGCCGGTTCACCACCAAGGACGCGCTGGTCGAGCACGTGGTGCGCCGCGAGTTCCGCTGGTACTTCGACCGGTTCCGCACCGACATCGCGCAGGCCGCGACCGCCGCCGACCGGGTCGAGCTCGGATTCGCCAGCGCGCTGCGCGCCATCCGCGGCAATCCGCTGATCGGCGGCCTGATGGAGGCCGAGCCGGACCTGCTGGTGCCCTCGATGATCAACGACGGCGGCCGGACCTTGGCCACCGTGCGGCGATTCCTGGCAGGCCAGCTCCGGCACGAACAGGCCACCGGCCACGTCGCCGCGGCGGTAGACGTGGACCTCGTCGCCGAGATGATGGTCCGCGTCTCGGCGTCGTTCCTGGTCATTCCCAGCGAGCTCGTCGACATCGACGACGACGAGCAGATCCGCGCCGTCGCCCGCCGGTTCCTGGTGCCGATGCTGGAACCGTCCGCGCCCTGA
- a CDS encoding FxsA family protein — translation MPILLLLLAIGLVEISVLVLVGNAVGVLPTIGLLLAGGVLGSWLMRREGARTLRAFNEAAKLRRPPERELSDGVLIVAGGALIVLPGFVSDVLGLLCLLPPTRALLRRWMQRSAERRAQRVREQVRTGAVPGWAAPGWGAGFATGSPGGSRANNDGDVIDGEVVSVSEDDIPPQNNPSLGTSDQAERPRGDAAR, via the coding sequence GTGCCCATACTCCTGCTGCTGCTGGCCATCGGCCTCGTCGAGATCAGCGTGCTGGTGCTGGTCGGCAACGCGGTCGGTGTGCTGCCCACGATCGGGCTGCTGCTGGCCGGCGGCGTGCTCGGCAGCTGGCTGATGCGCCGCGAAGGCGCCCGCACGCTGCGCGCCTTCAACGAGGCCGCGAAGCTGCGCAGGCCGCCGGAGCGGGAACTGTCCGACGGGGTGCTGATCGTCGCCGGCGGCGCGCTGATCGTGCTGCCCGGTTTCGTCAGCGACGTGCTCGGGCTGCTGTGCCTGCTGCCGCCCACCCGCGCGCTGCTGCGCCGCTGGATGCAGCGCAGCGCGGAGCGCCGGGCGCAGCGGGTGCGCGAGCAGGTGCGCACGGGCGCGGTTCCGGGGTGGGCCGCACCGGGATGGGGCGCCGGATTCGCGACCGGCTCGCCCGGCGGTTCGCGGGCGAACAACGACGGTGACGTGATCGACGGCGAGGTCGTCTCGGTCAGTGAGGACGACATTCCGCCGCAAAACAACCCCTCGCTGGGCACGTCCGACCAGGCGGAGCGTCCGCGCGGGGACGCAGCGCGCTGA
- a CDS encoding amidohydrolase has product MSETTLLLGGRIHSPADADATAMAVIDGTVAWVGSDRVGRALHPEAEVVDLGGAFVTPAFVDAHVHATSSGLLLNGLDLTGCASLTEFLHALRDHVEEHPGALVWGHGWDETWWPERRPPTRSEIDSACGGAPVYLSRIDVHSALVSTALIDRAPLARGAEGWSGEGPLTRVAHHHARSAARESLGVAQRREAQLAFLRHAAAHGVASVHECAGPDISGEDDLADLMALSARGDLPEVVGYWGELGALHTARELGVRGLGGDLFIDGAMGSRTAALGAPYNDDPTTSGVLYLDAEAVAEHLVECTRNGLQAGFHVIGDAGVAEACEGFRRAAKVLGVPALASMRHRLEHLEMVGPEQAAQLGSFGVAASVQPAFDAAWGGPSDMYAQRLGVQRGTRLNPFSALASNGILLALGSDAPVTPVDPWASVRAAVHHRTEGFGISPRAAFTAHTRGGWRAAGLDDGVTGALMPGAPATYAVWETGDLVVTAPDSRVQRWSTDPRAGVPALPDLSPGAPLPRCQRTVLRGRTIYVREPDEVDALCP; this is encoded by the coding sequence ATGTCCGAGACCACGTTGCTGCTCGGGGGGCGGATCCACTCACCCGCCGACGCCGACGCCACCGCGATGGCCGTCATCGACGGCACCGTCGCCTGGGTCGGGTCCGACCGGGTCGGCCGTGCGCTGCACCCCGAGGCGGAGGTAGTCGATCTCGGCGGTGCGTTCGTCACGCCCGCGTTCGTCGACGCCCACGTGCACGCCACTTCCTCGGGCCTGCTGCTCAACGGCCTCGACCTGACCGGGTGCGCTTCGCTGACGGAGTTCCTGCACGCGCTGCGCGATCACGTCGAGGAACACCCCGGCGCGCTGGTGTGGGGGCACGGCTGGGACGAGACGTGGTGGCCGGAGCGCCGCCCGCCGACCCGCTCCGAGATCGACAGCGCCTGTGGCGGGGCGCCGGTGTACCTCTCGCGGATCGACGTGCACTCCGCGCTGGTTTCCACCGCCCTGATCGATCGCGCACCGCTGGCCCGCGGCGCCGAGGGCTGGAGCGGCGAAGGTCCGCTGACCCGGGTGGCCCACCACCACGCGCGCAGCGCGGCCAGGGAATCGCTCGGCGTGGCCCAGCGCCGCGAGGCGCAGCTGGCTTTCCTGCGGCACGCGGCCGCGCACGGCGTGGCCAGCGTGCACGAGTGCGCCGGACCGGACATCTCCGGTGAGGACGACCTCGCCGACCTGATGGCGCTGTCCGCGCGGGGTGATCTGCCGGAGGTCGTCGGCTACTGGGGCGAGCTCGGCGCGCTGCACACCGCACGCGAGCTCGGGGTGCGGGGCCTCGGCGGCGATCTGTTCATCGACGGCGCGATGGGCTCGCGCACGGCTGCGCTCGGGGCGCCCTACAACGACGATCCGACCACGTCCGGCGTGCTCTACCTGGACGCCGAGGCGGTGGCCGAGCACCTCGTCGAGTGCACCAGGAACGGGTTGCAGGCCGGTTTCCACGTCATCGGTGACGCCGGGGTGGCCGAGGCTTGCGAGGGCTTCCGCCGCGCGGCGAAAGTGCTGGGAGTGCCCGCGCTGGCGAGCATGCGCCACCGCCTGGAGCACCTGGAGATGGTCGGCCCGGAGCAGGCCGCGCAGCTCGGGTCGTTCGGGGTGGCCGCATCGGTGCAGCCCGCGTTCGACGCGGCTTGGGGCGGTCCGTCGGACATGTACGCGCAGCGGCTCGGGGTGCAGCGCGGCACGCGGTTGAACCCGTTCTCGGCGTTGGCGTCGAACGGGATCCTGCTGGCGCTCGGCTCGGACGCGCCGGTGACCCCGGTCGACCCGTGGGCTTCGGTGCGTGCCGCGGTGCACCACCGCACGGAAGGTTTCGGCATCTCACCGCGCGCCGCGTTCACCGCGCACACCCGTGGCGGCTGGCGTGCCGCCGGTCTCGACGACGGGGTGACGGGGGCGCTGATGCCGGGCGCACCGGCGACTTACGCGGTGTGGGAGACCGGCGATCTGGTCGTGACGGCACCGGATTCGCGGGTGCAGCGCTGGTCGACCGACCCGCGGGCGGGTGTTCCCGCGCTGCCGGACCTGAGCCCCGGCGCGCCGCTGCCGCGCTGCCAGCGCACCGTCCTGCGCGGCCGGACCATCTACGTGCGCGAGCCCGACGAAGTGGACGCTCTCTGTCCATAG
- the ykgO gene encoding type B 50S ribosomal protein L36, producing the protein MKVRSSIKSLKNKEGSQVVRRHGKLLVINKRNPRWKGRQG; encoded by the coding sequence ATGAAGGTCCGCTCATCGATCAAGTCGCTGAAGAACAAGGAGGGCTCGCAGGTGGTGCGCCGCCACGGCAAGCTCCTCGTGATCAACAAGCGCAACCCGCGCTGGAAGGGCCGCCAGGGCTGA